Genomic DNA from Telopea speciosissima isolate NSW1024214 ecotype Mountain lineage chromosome 2, Tspe_v1, whole genome shotgun sequence:
gcaagTCTAGATAGCAGGAACATTCCAGCAACAAGTtagtagcaaaaattttctatcacattattacaaaaaattctattttgctTTTGAAATTAATTACAATCCATTTCAGTTCCCTTCCCTTTAGTCACAACCAAACAAAGCCCCAAGAGATAGCATTTGTGCATGTAGAGCAAATTATGCTATAGAATgacgaaagacgaaaggatgttaaagttgatatttttctttgctttatttTGTAGGGTCAGGAAGAAGACATATACAGGTAACAAGTTATAGATTTATAGGGCTTTTTTggtattatttttcattttcattttttgataatttttcatttttttcatgtgtttggtatcacttttgaaacttgtttttatttaaaataaatgtaaATACCCCCACAATGATAATTGATAGAGAAAATTACATTGCCACCCCCTAAGATctatataaaatacaaaatgacctcctatatttttaaaatatacaGCCACACTCCCTAAGGTTTGGTTAGTTGTTACAACAGTCTCAGTCTGTTATATCATTCCCCTTAAGTGGTACTATGTTGATAATTCATGATTTAAAATAACTAATATACCCTtaattctcaatttttttctttttattaattttacccttgaaacaaacttaatgggacccaccatccctcctcttcctcctcctccttcttctctgcaactccaCTGGCCCCACCACCTGCTGCAACCCAATCCCATCCTCCCCACCCCCTTGCAATTAACAACACCACACCCCACCCTCACACCCCACCCTCCCTAATGATCAATTCAACTAACTACTACTATTGGTAGCAGAAGACTCAAAAGTCTCTGCGAAAGTGACGAACCATGATTCAAATTAAACATTAATACAGGGGACCAGTGACAGAGTGGAAACTCTAAAGGCCATGTCCGTCAGTCGGATTCAACCGCGAATGTACGGCTTCCAGTCGCCACAGCCTTGTGAAGATCATCCATTCCGACTCTGGAACATGTGAACACGAATCTCTGCATCCGGTTCCCTTCATTCGCCATGGAATTCACTCCGTATCCCCATTGGCAGATCCCTTCCTTCAATTCGCAGAAGAATATTTGCTCTGGATTCCGAGGATTGTTGGTGTAGATGGAACCACCTTCCATCGACGCACGCACGGTCGAGAGCGGTGAGTTTCtgttcctcatcttctccaCCATCTCCGGCGGCATTTCCCCGACCGGCCTACACTCGTAGGTGTCATGATCCACTTCCCAGAGCCCAAGTCCGTGCAAGTCCTCAGGTTCCCCCATTAGCCCCACTAGAACCAGCCGGTCGTCGACGAATCCGATGGTGGAGTGAGTCACAGCCACAGCCACAGCCACAGCCACAGGTGGATTAATCTTGCTGGGATTCGAGATCTGCAGGTTCAGATTAAAGGTGTCTCCCCATTTCTTGGTTTCAGCATCGTAGGAGCAGATCAGACAGGAACGCTTCTCCAGCAGGTAGAGTTTGCGGTCGGTGGCGGTGGAGATCCAAGTGCTGGTGGTGGAGTCCTTGAACAACGACGGCATGCACTGACACGGGTTCCATCTCCCGGAGTTGACGTCGTACATTTCGATGGCGAGTGGGTCATCGATAAAGTCGCAGGTGCCACCGGCGACAAGGACGCGGGAGTAGAGGCGTGCGACGATGGGGTTCTCGTGCCACACAAATGGCGCTTTCACATGGTGCCAATTCAAGTGGAAGGGAtcgaaggagaaagagaatctgGTGGAGTGGGACGAAGGTTGCAATGGTGGTGGGgcggtggttgaagaagaagaaatagtggtggctcctacttttttatgttagaaaaataaaaaattagaataagattattttaattgaagggcaaagttggtatttaaaatgtattGTTTAACACAGTTCACTCACCGTCCATGAAAGATCTAGTTGTATATTTTAAAAACACAGGGGTGGTTCTGTATTTTATATAAACCTCACAGGGTGAcattgtaattttccctaatagATAATAGATTCtctattatggattatggcaaaaaaagtttttctttcattttttcagtagtttaatgagcatgtgctctTAAACCCTCAAAGTCGAGGGTAAAAGCGTCATTTGGATTATTTTTAGTAAGGCATGCTTCCcgccctctcttttcttcttcttctacctgcAAAGCCTTGCGATCTGGGAAGGCGATAGAGAGGGAGGGAGCAAGATCCATGGTGGAATAATCGGCCGATTGCTAAATTAGCTTCATTACCTTCTTCTACTTAGATCCcctttttattaaaagaaaaaaaatttcacagcCCAAGCCACAAGGGGCCTGCGGGCAGACTGCTCAGTTGTAGAGGGATCGATTGCTGTTGGTTGTTTTAGACTGCTCAACAATTCTAATTCATTCCAGATTCTTCTTTTATATGGGGCTAACATGGGGTGTTTCTGTATTTTCTCACCTAACTCTTATGGGAACCTACCAATCGAACAATTTATCAGGGAATTTACGATCCTTGGACTGTTGAGCCCTTTGACGTTCGCGAGGTATTGGTTTCTCACGattccttttttgtttcaactTCTACTCTTGGTTGCAATTACTTCATTTTTTCCCCCTATTCAACGAGAATTAATCACTTCATATCCATGGAACTATAGCAAAAATAAATCACTTTGACGTTCGCGAGGTATTGGTTTCTCACGattccttttttgtttcaactTCTACTCTTGGTTGCAACTACttcatttcccccccccccctattcaACGAGAATTAATCTCTTCATATCCATGGAActaaagcaaaaaaataaatcactTCGTATcgaaaactctctctctctctctctcacttcgtATTTTGACTAACTGTGTCTATAAATTCCATAGTTAGAAATCTACCAGCCTTACTATGTTGGGCATAACCAATGAAGATACATTCAATTGCTTTTTCACATAATTTAGGTCTTTTAGAATCTGTTAATCTTACTAAGGCTCTACATCCCCTTACTTTGAAATATCTAAGAGAatgttttctcttcatccaatgtTCATAGGGTATGACATTAGTCTTTTTATGAGGTATATGATTAAGTATAAAATAAGCAATTATTAATGCTTCCccccataaatttttttgtaaGTCAGAAGTAAGTAAAAATGTATTGACCATTTCttttagagtcctatttttcttttttgctataccattttgttgaggactataggatgtcgttgtttgatggataattcaataaacttcacaaaaatcatcagtaGAGAAGTATTCTCTTCCTCTATCAGTTtgtaagattaaaatcttacgaCCTAATTGATTTTTCACTTCGATTTtatagattttgaatttctccaaagcctcatctttagtccttaaccggtatacatatatgtatacTTTGAACAGTCATctataaaagtaataaaatatcttTTACCATCTCTAGTTTAAATACCTTCTAACTCACACAAATCAGAATGTACCAATTCTAAAATTTATGTAttcatttctattttcataaaaGATTTTCTAGCAATTTTAGACTTGATGCATACAGAACATTTATCTTGACTAGGAGAAATGCATTTTGGtaataaatctaatttaatcatatttttcatgcacttataattaacatgTTCAAGTCTAGAATACCAAgtatcaaaagtagaaacaatgtAAGTAGAAGATAGATTtccattaatcatattaaacttATATATGTCATTCGATGCATAACCTTTTCCAACATAAATTCTCCCTTTGGACCCTATGATTTTGTTTGACTCAAAGAGGATTTTAAACCCATATTTGTCACAAGCTTACAGAGATTAGATTCTTCCTAATAttaggaacatgaagtacatcattCAAAGTAAGCTTCTTTGCGAATGTGAGATTCAGAACTACTGTGTCTTTTCCTATGTCCTTAGTAAgagtgtcaatttggaaccaaAACCGAAATCGTCCACGTAAAACCGTATAAAATCGTACTGTTGCAAAAATGGTATGATACGGTATGGTCAAACGATATTGATCACGGTACGGTACAATATCAGTATTGGGTACAATACCGTCGATATGTACCAAAACTGTACCATTATACCGAAACCATACCGAAACTATACCGTTTTGGGGGTATActtgtaaaattaaaaaaaaatacctaaaaTCTAAATGGGTAAGATTAAATCCTAAAAGGCTAAAACCAACCCTACTAATTCCTTTCGGCCCTTTCCTCTTCGCCCTTCCTGTCTTCCTCCAGGCGCCCAGAGCGGCACTCCGGCAGAGGCCGTAGAGCCTCCTCAATTGAGTCCACCATATCTGAATAGTAGATGGAAACTATGAATCAACCTTTTAGCCAGAAGTGAAGAAGTTCAAATGCTTGAAGATGTTGCAGCTCGTCAATATGGGAGCCCATTGAAGCCGACCAGCGAAGGTGAACAAGCCCTTGCTTTCTCTCACAATCCCCCGAACACCGCTGCAAAATCCGGTGAAGGTGAGTGACCGCTGCACACTGTAACCTCTGCAACCTTCTGCGAAGGCGAACCATCTCTGGTCTGAATCACGCCGTAGGCGAACAACCCcctgctttctctctctcctctctccactcctcCTGAGAGACGAAAAGGAATTTCTCTCACAATCCCCAGTAACCTTAGGGCGAAGGCGAAACCACGGTTCTGCAACCTCTCAGGTTCGATTTTTTCTCTCAACTCTctctatgtctctctctctctgtaactCTAGATGTTGCAACCATATGCGTTTGAGGAAATACAGAGGAATATGGTTATGGAATTTGTGAGAAAAGAATGCCTAAATGGCTTggctttgctcataggtgaatAGAGGTTTTAGCTTTTTCTTTACCCATCTCAatcacttttctctttctctctgaaACTGTCCATGTTGGGGTTTTGTCTTCATCCCATGGATTTACCTTctttaagtttttaagttttttcattttaattattctaataaagaattttcttttcctcttttgatctaatgtatatattttttggtcaaTGAACCAGTAATTCTCCAATCGGTACCGAATTTGTACTAGCTTTAAAACCGCTTTTCCATACCGTTTTTCATACCGTACCGAAACCATACTAAaatggtacggtatcggtattgaaAATGGTATTTTTAAATGGtacgataccgtatcggtattgggtacctatttttgGGACCGTACCGGTTGACAAGCCTAGTCCTTAACAGTTGAAAATTCTTCCATAAAGAGATTTTGTCCATCTGCTATAGGTTCATAAAtcttgaacaaatttttgtttttggcaaTATGTTTGGTTGCATCGAAATCAATCCACCATTTTCCATCATCACCAACTGTGTATGCTTCATATATCATAGCAGCCGAATTATCATTGTCAACCATGTTGGTGTGgcccttttgttgcttctcctggAAATAAACTCTACACTGTTTCTTGAGATGACCGGGTTTTCTGTATTTTCAACATGTCTCTTTAGGGATagtaaaatttctcttcttcttatttgaAACAGTTCCTTGACCATCATACTTTCACTTTTTGTCTTTGGAAGATTCATTTTCTATAACATGAGCCTTTGGAAAATTTTCCTCCAATTCAAGTTTGTCTAACTTGCGAATTCTCTTCAGCTTGGATATATTTGATCAACTCTTGAATAGTCATTgcatctttcttttatttcaattcTTTCCGATAATCTTTCCGAGCAAGAGGTAATTTAGAAATAATTGTAGATacttggaaagattcaagaGAATGGCCCTCAGAGATTATTTGATTCATGAGAACTTGCAACTCATAAGTTTGTGAAATAATGGACTTATCACCTAACATTCTATAATCAAATAACTTACTCACAAGAAACTTCTTATTGTCAGTATCTTCAATCTTGTACTTTTTGTCGAGATCCTCCCATAGTTCTTTTGATGTGCTTTCTGCAAATTTGGGCTCGTACACATCATAAAGTGAGTTTGACAAACCATTGAGAATGTAACCTTTACACATGAAATCGACTTGTTCCCACTGCTGGCACTGCTTGATTTGTACTAGTGTTTCTCCACTTGAAAGTTCTCCATTGGTGTTTGTCGATGCCGTTGGCTTCTCTTTATTCAGAACATGAGCAATCTTCAAAgcagtgaggaagaaatacatcttccctttccaacgcTTGAAGAACGACCTATCGAACTTGTCCAGTTTACTAATTTTGTTCCCAGGTATCTTCATTATTGTAGTCTTCTCCATTGAATCAAATACtgccttaagattgttagaaaaatTGATAGCAAAAATGGAGAGGACGGTGAGACTGCCCAAGTCGAACAAACACGTTATGTCCTTAAGTTAGTATTTGCACCCTTATTACTGCAACGAGTTATAGGAAAtttgcctcccaagataaatcaggctgACTTGATCACTGGTTTGCAGAGATAGTAATCAACTTGAAACCATGAGAGTTATTATATTTGAAAGACTGAATTCGTGGGTTGTTTATGAGCTTGGAAATGGCTATTCAGATAGATTACAACTATTGGGCTCACATGACATCAAAGCGCCTCACGCACGTGCATACGTACGTGCTCGGACTATCACCGTCCTTGCAAGTGCACCTTAGAAACTCTTCTAAACATAATATGTGATAGTAAAGGCACTAACACATATAACCCACATGATACTTTTCTTCacaaccgatgtgggattaaaatcccaaatcaatTGTTTGAAAATTCCAACATCCTCCATTAGGACCATTACTGAGAGAAGTATGAGATTAAAAAATCTATCTTATCAACTTTCTCCTGGCCTTGGATActctttgtttttgttatttaaGACTGTTTATTTCCAGATAAAAACCAtgttaaaggaaaatttttaggtAAAACTAAAACTAGGATTTACCTTAAAAATGTTCTTTAGAGGGGTAGATATAGTAAGTAAATTCAGTTTGAAAGACATGCTAGAAAATTTCGAAGTTTCGAACTGTTAAAGTGGGGAAGCATACTAGCTGAAGTGCTTGCACTACAacaaaaatggtcatttacgaCAGTATTTTTAcaatagattttttttcctatcGTAAAAAGACTTATTTACAACGAAAATTTAATTCTATGACTAAAAATCCAGTAATTAACGACGATATGATATTATCGTAGTACAAGAATAAGAAACGACGGATATTTCGTTTTTCGTCGTGAATTTTTAGTCTTTAACGACAGAAATAAATTACTATGGTTAAAAATGATTTGAAATGACGGATATTAATATTCTGTCGTTAAACATACATTTTTTACGATAGTAAAATAATACCGTTGTTAATAATTTTATCTGTATGTAACCGTGTTTAACATTTTTTTACCACCGAACTCTGTTTCCGTCCTATTAATATGGTATGATATGACGGATTTTTTTGGCTACCGTTGTaatcctttttcccttttgtcttttggttttcctttttttttttttttaaatttcctgCTTCACCCTCTGACATTTGATTTTtcctgccttttttttttcgtttcagtctttcactctctctctctctcgtgccCTAACAAActcctctcatctctctctcgtcCTCACCCTCGCCCTCATTCTACCTCTGGTTGCTCTCTtaatctcaatctctctctctctctctctccccctcttatATTCTCACGGTCAATATATCTCTGTCTCCTTCCCTATGGGTTTCCAAGAGATCATTGAGGAGAATAGCTTAGATAAACAAAAGCGGTTCCTGTGATTTAAAGAAGGTATGCTATTTTTGAATGTGattgtttcctttttatcttaacatattttattctgttttctTCCTCTGAACTTAATTACTGCCTCCATAGCTCTCCTTCTTCCGATTCTTttgttataccttgttttctttttcttaacccccccttttttttaactaGGGATTCAACCGTTTAATGTCTTCTACATATGTGTGTTCTTGTTGCTTCCGGAGTAGAAGGCAAGTCCCCTGTTAATatgattgaaagagaaaaagatcaaAGAGGGTTGAAGATCAAGCTATTGGGTTGcttctcaaagaaaaaaaaaaaacagttcttGAATACCTAAAGGTTGATCTTTGAAGCAACTTACTAGGCTTCCTTTTCCCATCCTTGGACGCACTTCCTACTTTCATCCATGACTTTCGGATTCCTCCCTAAGGCCTTCTGGGTTTGCATTCATATTGCCCTGTTCATTTTGATACTTTTCATGCGTTGCTTGTTGATTTAAGTGTACATGTCACTATACTGCAAGCTGGAGCCTACACTCCTCCAAAGAAGGTATCCAGGTTAGCCAAGTGTCAGTAAGACAGTAACATTTCTATCATGTCTACAAAGGCCTATGCGTATTATAATTGCATTTATCCATGTCTGCATTTATCTTTATGTATACTATGTGTGTTCTGCATGTTAAATTGTTTGAATAACTTGTGGAATTGGAATATTTCAGTGATTTTCTTACAGTTGGAGATGTTGCTCTTGAAAATTGTGATAAGTCCAATCAAGTATGTACTACTTTCAGTTTAATCCTCTTTTATTTTGACAATTTGACCTTTTCATACCTTATTGAGACCACAGTGCTTAGTAGTCAACACCTCTTTGCTCAAGTGGTGGAAAGTATTTTAAGTCAATGAAGTGGATTCTTGTTTCTGTTTCTCCTATttgtcttcttctccccccccccttccctttcTTTGTAGGGTTTCAAATCTTGGTATTTACTGATTTGCTCAAGTATGCTTGTGTTTTTAGTATTCACTCAAAATTTTCTCAAGGAGATTGTGTTGTGTGTAGAAAATTTTTAAAGATCTGAAAATTTCAAGCATCCATCTAAAACTTATATGTACATAAGAGCTGTGACTTAAACTCTGTTTCAGCTGGTAAAGTCTTGGGCTTGTTGTAGCTGAGATTGGGGATCAAGTCCCGCCTTCACCACTTGCCCCTTGGTGAATGTATACAAATCAATTTCGTTTTGACTAAAAAACAACACTGTTTTAAGGGCAAGCCTTGGTgaaacggtaaggttgctccattatgaccAAGTAGTTACAGGTTCGaatctagaaacagcctctctgtgaaagcaggggtaaggctgcgtaaattatgaccctccttagaccctgtagtggcgggagacttgtgcactgggtacatccCTTACTAgtgttttatttccttttctttttattttaggaaatttctaCTTGGCACTTCATTCTCTACTCACATTGTTTCTTCTTACAGTCACAGAACAATGGTGGAGGTGTCATTCTCTTTGGATGTTGAGGAAGAAAAGCCATTCtaggtatttttgtaatttctttccAAAAACTGTggtccctttattttttttcttcaagtgaGGTTGGGGAAATTTTAATACACTCCATACGTCATAATTGTATATAGGAAAAGATTAATTCCTTATATTCAACGCGAAGTCtttaattttaagtttttagCAAATTCAAACTTGAAGTCATTGTTTCTGTCCGTGGAGGATTCAACTAGAATGTGGAAAAGGGTTCGGTTATCTGAATGGGATATGGGAATCTATGCTTTGCCACCCAATCATGCGTTTCTGAAAGGCATTTAAAAGGTGATTTTGGAAATGGATTTGATAATTTCCTATGAAATTGGGGAATTGCATCCCTCACCATGGAAAACAGATTTAGAGTTCCTATATATTGAAATTCCTATGGTGTTGCATTGCTCTTTGAATAATGTGGGATAACAGGGATGTCtgcactttatttatttttttccccattttataATGTTGAATCTGAGATGCTCTGAGGCAAGATATCTtctgttaatttgtttttgagtATTTGTATCTGAGATTCATTGAATTTGACTGTTGCTGCATTGAAATATTTGTTCCTTCGATGCATTGCATCCGAGAATATAGCTTTGATTTCGTAGTGAATATCTGTGAGTTTTGAAACTTTGATGTAGTTAAACCTGTTACCTTCACTCTAACACTGCTATAGTTTACAAGTGCTTGGTATTAgttccctttctctctcatcGTATATTGTCTTCTAGTAATAAGGCCTTATGGGAAGGGAACCAATACCAAGCAATTAAACCTCCTACTTGAGACAAGAAGAAAGCTGAGGTAAGGAAGAAAGGAATATCGGTTCAATCTCTAATCGATCCTCGAAAAACAATCGGTTTCAAagcaaaccaaaaccaatttaAATTATCTGATAACCATATGTATTGGCATAGGTGGATTTTTTAACCTAGGCTAgcacataccaaacacaattgTATATTTAAACAGATGCATTGAATCATAAATACAGCAAGTGGGTTGCTCCTGTACAAAGACACAGAGCAAAACCCATTTCCTATTTCCTCTCAATTTTTCtatagagaatagagagaaaggaCTTACTATAATAAGAAAAGGACAGAACAGAACAAGTAGACCATGGTTCAAAAAGGATTATATCCAACAAATGTAGTAATCCACAATGTATATACACCCAACTTTACcaatttgttatttcatttccATCTGGTGGTGTGTGGTAATTATCTGATTAATTGATTGAATGGCAAGTTATTTTCAAATGACAGTTTTTATCAATCCTAATTAGGACCTTAAATTGGGTTAAAACTTAATTAGAAGGCTTCATTGTTTAAAAACCAATTTTTTCCCTCTAGAGGGTGATAGAGGGAAAATGGAATTTGGTCAGTTGTCATATCTCTGGGATGGAGAAATCACTGGTTGTTTTCATTCAATTTTCAAATGCTGGAGTGTATCTTAGGGACGATGTGGGATCCAAAATAGAAGGGGGGAAAAATAACCAACCACCAAAATAGAACATTAACAATGCTAGAACTTGGCTGTCGGTTAATAGTTTTAGAGTGAACTTCTGACAGAAATAACCaaccaccaaaatagaaactagacttcCTAGTTGGGATCAATACATTGGTTGAAGGTAGGTAGTAAGGGAATAAAACAGTCTTCAATATCTCAGCAAAAGTTAGTGGTTAGATGCTTAGATATAAACAAGTCATGGAATTAGAAAGTAGGATTCAGAACTAGTAACTAAGTAATATTGGAGAACTCAGCTGTTGGATCAGCACCAAAACACCATCACAGGAAGGGGTTGTTGAGTTGATTAAGCAttaaaaaatcagcaagaaTCTGTTTGGTGGATATGCAGATCAAAGAGGATGAAAAAAAATCTCAGCAAGCTCCTTGGATTTTTTGAATCACAAGGGGCTGTTTTGTATCCTCCAATTAGCAACTGTTGCAGCCACAGCTGGGTACTCTTCTCAGGAATCAATATGGTTCCCAGTAGCAATGAAACATCTTCGGTAAGATTTCACTTATTCTCTTGTTAAACAAATCTCTGTCTTTAAGTTTTTTGCTTTCTATTAATTCCGTTGTTTTTGGGTTCATTGACTAAGTTCCTTGAGTTAATATATCTTCCATGTGCTCCAttgtctttaatttttttgttttctatttatcttcttctctcccccccccccccaacccctaTCTTTCACATTTTAATCCTCTTCAGCTTTCATCTGTCAGCATTGATTGTCTGAAATATCATTAATTTTATGTATTCtaaggttatggaaaggttAAAAAAAGGCAAACCATGAGaacaaaaaaggcagcttttcTTGCCTATGTACTCCAGCATCTTTGGTGGAATCACGATTGATCCTGCAACAATGGTAATCCCCATGGATGATCACATGGTCCATAGAGGACATGATGTTTTCGATACAGCAGCTATAATGGATGGATAAGATATTGCAGCTTAATAACATGTCTGTACCTacctaaaaacacaaaataaagaaaagagacgGATTCCAATTCCAGATTAGTCCCAGCTAGAATCAAGCTCTAGAAAACAGATTTAGAGTTCCTATTGAAATTCCTAGTTGGATTGAGATTTTCATCTTcaagggtgggccttggtgctacggtaaggttgctcaatagcccattgtgaccaagtggtcacgggttcaagtctcaAAATAGACTCTCtgtgaaagcaagggt
This window encodes:
- the LOC122652506 gene encoding F-box/kelch-repeat protein At1g23390-like; this encodes MYDVNSGRWNPCQCMPSLFKDSTTSTWISTATDRKLYLLEKRSCLICSYDAETKKWGDTFNLNLQISNPSKINVTHSTIGFVDDRLVLVGLMGEPEDLHGLGLWEVDHDTYECRPVGEMPPEMVEKMRNRNSPLSTVRASMEGGSIYTNNPRNPEQIFFCELKEGICQWGYGVNSMANEGNRMQRFVFTCSRVGMDDLHKAVATGSRTFAVESD